The Alligator mississippiensis isolate rAllMis1 chromosome 8, rAllMis1, whole genome shotgun sequence genomic sequence ATGTCCTTCAAAAGATGCTTAGAAGTCTGTAAATGGGGGACTTCCCCCAACCTGCTCTCAAGGTAAAACATGCACAGAGAGATATGGTCCAGATTGCCCCATCTGCTGAGGCCTCTTGCCCTTTATTAACTTAATAGGAAAACTCTGAAGCTACACTGCACTTAGAAACATAAGTGTTAGCCTAAACTCTTCTCTCAGCTAGCTGCTCTCAGTACTGCCACCTaaggcatcttttttttttcccctctctccttttcccaGCACCTCTCTTCTAAGACAGAGTTCAAACTGAGACACACCTGGTCATGCTGCCCGTATGAGTCAGCAGATGAGCTATGAGTTTCCATACACAGTCCTAAACCTCAGCACCTCCCTGCAAAAAATCACTGTGATGTAATGCCAGTTTAGGCAGTGGGAATATCTAAAATTAGAGGGATCTAAAAATGCCACTCCACATCCATGTTTCACTGCACATTTCTTTACAGGACACTTGGAGACAATTCGGGAATCAAAGTTAATTAACTCAGGCATGAAAGTACCAAGTCCAAACTTTCAGGGCAATTGCAATGTCTTAACAACAATTCTCACCATTAGCTAAATTATTGGTGATCCTCATCACCAGAGGTCACCTAAATTAGCTCCAATGACTGGAGAATCTTCAAGCTACTTATCTTAAACATACGTTAgcagaagcaaggatttcttagggtggtatcttttattagacaaactgtaaagttagacaagcttgcctaactttatcccaactacagagttgatccagtaaaagatatccttgcctcttgcataatttctggactatcacagctacaacatgaCACTTACACTACCATAACATACCTTGGTGGTATCCCATATGCAGAACACATGGAAGCCTCCTTGGATTTTCCCCTATCATCCTTCCCCAGGCCTTGCTCCATTCATACCAAAAGGACCTCCAGAGACGGGTGTTTCAGAGATATTCACACTTACCTTTAAAACTTCTAAggctactcaaagaaccttgcctgtctgaGAACACACAGCATGAAGAATGAGGCAAGAAAAGGGATGGGCTGTTGTCCATCTTTCTTGCCACCAGGCCACGTGCAGGCAGGAGATGTGGCTATGTGGTCCAGGAGGAATTCATGACAGATTCTTCTCTCCCCAACAAATTTATGGAAGGGTCAGGCCTCTTCTCCTCCTACATATTTCTCTTGCCCAGGCCAGCTCTTTGAGATGGTTTCAGGCCCCTGGCCTGAAGATCTTTACAGCTCAAGAGCTCCCCTTGAAATGACCAGGTTCACTTTCTTACACTCTGCTTGTACCTTGGCTTGGCCCTTCATGGGCTGCACAAGGTGCCTGGAATTGGTGCTAGGTCCTAACTCTTGCCTGGGTGCCTGTCTGACCCCTTCGTTGTGGGGTGAGACCTACAAAACTcatcaccccaccccactgcaagAAGTAATGCTCCTACTTCTGCAGGAAGAATTTGCTGCTCCTTTCTTCCCTGGGGGACTTTGCAAACCTGGCCTCAATGCAAGCAGAGGAATTGTTTTTCAGAGTGCAACACTCAGCCTGACAAGTACCAGCTTGTGGCTGGGAGAGATTCCTTTCCCCTGTGACTTATCCCCAGGGTTCATTGTGAAAGCCTCGCCTAGCTGCACAGGGGGGGCGGGCAGATGGATTTGCTCACAAGTCAGTTCCCAGGACTTCCCCTTTTCACTGTAGTGGATGACTCTTACTCACCCCACTACTCCAGCTTCACCACTGCCTCCAAGCTCAGCTACTCCAGTAGCCCCAGATGTGACTGCTTGGGGGCAATTAGGAATGAGTCTGAATCTGGATTCAAACATGATCGCCATTGGGATTTCACAGCTGCTCCTTAGTCTTGGCAGTGAACTAAATTCCTGGATCCAAATGCTCCTTTATCATAGTGGTTTTGTCCCACTTCTAATCGGAGCTGAAAGGAGGCAACAGCTGAGGTGATAAACTACTAAACTACTTTGCTGAAAGCCTGCAGGAGAAATTGCTTTGCTGCTTGCATACAATTTGCCTTCTGGGCTTGGGGTCTGACTGAGATTTGGCTCCGTACCTGACTGTTCTGCAATGGTGcccactcccagagctgctggaagGTTCCTGGTAGCAAGTCTTTCTCTCCTGCAAACAGGAGTCATGTGGGCTAGTGGACAGAGCACTGGCCTATGATTCTGGAGACTGGGGTTCTCCTGGCCAGCTGGTTCCTCGTCTACAACTTATGTTCCTTGcttgtgcttcagtttcccatctgtaaaatggggataacaataGTGTCTTCTTTTGAGATCTGCTGATGAAAAGCTAGCtatcttttttttgttctacagaAGCTCCAATGCCATTCCCTTCTTGGATCCCATTGTGGGGCATAAGACAAAGACAATACAACATCCAACTGATCCCTGGTGATCCAAACAGCTTCTTGAGGCTGTGTTTTGGGTGTTGGCAAAAGCAGCCTGAGCTGGGACCAGcagtcacacacacacctcaGAGACATGTTCCAGCCCAGTCCCCTGTATAGAACTAATGTTCTTCCATTTTGGCACAATGGCATTTTTACCCATCATCAGTGTCATTAATGGGAGTTTAAAAGAGCACACCTTATGTGTAGCTATGAAATGTTcatctttcccctctccttccatgGCACTGAAATTGGGGTTGAAATAAAGTTTTGCAGTATGTGTGTTTTTAATATCCTGGATGATATGCCCCAGTGATGGGACAACTATTTAAGAAAAGCTTCCAAAGCTATTATTTCCCCTCTGGCCTTTAGCTGAGATGATGATTTTTTGCCTTCAGCACCTTGTAACTTGGCTGGATGATCTCTCTGGAGGGGATTATGTCATCCGCTGACTGGAGCGTCCGCGtttaatgtattattatttatgtgATTATTTTCCTTATTTAAAGCAGTTAGCCTGTATGGCAATTAGGCGTCTAAGGAAATGAGGTTCTTTCCCTAAGGAACTTATAATCTACATTAGAGAGATCATTAGTGAATAATTGAACTCTAACTAATGCTTGGCAACATTCCACAAGCAGAGATCTCACATGTGCTACTCCTGCGACTGAACGGCAGGCATCGATCTGACTCAGCCAGTTTAAAGACAAACAGCATATAGGTTTTTCAGCCATTCTTAGGATATCTACCTCCACAAATGCACACAGGTTACCTATTCTCAGCTGGCATAATATGGCATGGTGCCATTGTCTTCAGTAGAGCTATGTCTATTGATGCTAGGTGACAATCTGACCTGTGGCACATCACTTCTGTTCTTCTCAGTAAGCCAAATGCATTTGTTGGAAGATCCCCACAAAAGGATGGGGCACTGTGCCCCATCCCCACAAAAGGATGCTGCACTGTGGCAAAAGTGCGGGCTCTGTTGCCTTAACAAAATGGTTAACCTTCTCTCTTACATTCCTTATAAACTACCATTTTTTGAGTGCCTCACAAAAGGGAGCAGACTACTGTAGGACAGAGGTAAATTTGGATCTAAATGGAAGTATGTGACTGGAAGTGATGTTGGGTCCAGTTCTGGTTTCAAGTCATGCTGACTCTGCAAAAATATATCATAGCCTGTAAGAGATCTCCCTCTGCTGGACACAGGCTTAATAGTTAAGTTTCTTAATCAGGAAAGTTGGAGTTAGTTCACTGTGAAACAACTGGGAAAAGAAGGGCCATTCTATCTGggccgcggggcccctaaaaaatatagaaaattaatatcaatctgccctgggctgcctgtcttgcggccctcgatggcttgccgaaactcaataagtgtccctctgcccaaaataattgcctgcccctgcattaggCAGAGGGTGGCCAGATTTGGTGTATAAATAACCAGCTCCTGCAACAAATGGCTTCCATTATTTTTTAGGTTTAAGGCAGCGATGGAGGAGGCATGGCAGAGCAATGCTATTCTGCCTGATCTTCTACCATGAAGTTCCATAAGTACTCTTACAGCACTGGCAAAAATCAGAACAACCCCATGGCTACTAGATTCAGATCACTAACTCCTCTCTGATTGACTTTCTTTCCCTGGTGCTAAGCATACTTGAGATGCAGGAAACAATCTTATTCTAGATATTGTGTGTTTGGGCTCTAATGACTTCACTTTTTATGTGAAATATTTAAAGCCATATCATTCTGGCTATGAGAAGGAATGAATTCATCAGTGATTGCACTAGAGTGGGGAATAAAGATAGTAaaagttttaataaaaataaagcagctttCACCTTATACCCGTATGCAATATAATCACACCCATGGACAAAAGTTAATAGAAAGTTTAATAAAAGTACAGTTTTTTAAACTTAGCATATAAAAGACAAGTTTGTTATTCAGTAGGCAACACAACAACCTTTAACCATTATCCTTACTATATTAGCCACAGGACCTGATTTTGTTTCTTTACCACAATGGGAACATACAGTCTTGGatattacaaagaaaaaaatatttaaaaatagattaaaacaAAGGCTACTAAGTTAAAAAAGTTAATGTTCCTACTTTATAAAAACATCTATAGCAGGTAAAATAATGGAAATCATATTTAATAACGTATATTATATTTTGTTTCTTATATGATAAAAACCATGTAGATACTGTGATTAATAGTACAGCATTTTTGTTACATACGAATCATTAATGGTTGAAACTGTGGTGAAGCACAGAATGTAGGAGATGAAATCACATTGACATTAAGGGAATGTTGTCATTGATTTAACTGGAGCCAGAATTATACTCATGAAGAATAACAGATTCAGAGGGTTTCTTATAAAAAGCCAGACCCATGAGTAGCCTGGAACAGAAGACTTGCAATTTTGAACATGCTTTCCACTAGGATATGCAGACTTTATCTGTAATCTAAGGGAATATGCCATTAAAGGGCTCCCTTATtattcactgggcacatctacgcgTGTGCcccactgcacagtcatttagtacttgtgcacgggtcatttccaaccctattgcgtggtagcagtggcatcatggttagtgcccgcCGATGCTATGTCGCTGTACAGAAGAGCTACGATGACATAGCgcctcatatagatgtgcccactgatgcaATGGCAACTTACTTGGGCCTAATTCAGGTCTCCCACTGTTTTTTTGATTGGCGTAACTTCCTTGGGTCAGTGTATTTCCTCCAGATTTCCATGGCGCAAATCAAGATCAAAATCAGGTCACTTCAAtttacaagttaaaaaaaaaccgtACGCTGACAGTATTAGCTATGAGGACAGCAAAGTCAAACCAACCCTGTTTCCTAGGTCACACTGATCCCAGCACAGAGAACACTGCATCCTTTTCTTCCTTAATGCAATATGACAAGACAGAGCAGGATTTTTGTAGACCCTGATTACTCCTTTCCGGTCAAATTTATGATGGAGTGGGAGTTGTTCCTTGGTGGATTTTACCCCTACTTGAAGGTGCTGTTGGGCCACATCCAACCCTGTATGGAAATGGATTTCTCTGCTATTGGCAGGTGGCTTGGACTAGCCACGCACAGACACTGTGCCCAtggtccccctcccactgcttggCATCATGGAGCTCCTCTGGCTACAAGGAAAtccactggctccagggtccAGGATCCCTTTGAAAATCCAGGCAAGGCTCTCTGCTGCTGGTAACATGGGTGGTGAGGAGACAATATACTTTCCTACGTGCACTCACCTCCTTCTACCCTGTCAGCCCACTGAACATTTCTCCTTCGCCTCCTTCTGCTTCCCCTCATAGAGTAGAAACTTCTTAGTGGGGTCCAGTGCCACGGAGATGACTGACTCTCTACCTTCCATGAAGAAAGGTAAGACAGTAGATTGAGGTAGACCCCTCTGGAAGTAGACACTAGTAGCAAGCTCTGCCCTTCTCATGTTAGCTACATGTTTCTCCCCAAGCAGGAAGTCTATTAAGGTGGAAATGTGATGGTGAGttcagtggcaatgcgtagggggtgcatggaggtgcacgtgcactccctgagagcacTGCGCTCTCCACTTAGACCCCCCgacctggttgctgactggtcactggcacatgccccccctgactaaggtggcaccagttgcccatgatggTGATACTAGTGACTAGGTGCTGATGAGGCATATGGTCTGCATCCTCAGCTGTTGTAATCAGATCAGCTCCTTTGAAGTCACTAATCTGTACCTAATAGTTATCTGGCCCAGAGAATCCAGTGGACTGCTTTGCTCAGGGCTGTCAAAGACTTGGCACCACAAAATACCCACTCATTAAGTCCTGTTTTGAACTGATGTCTCTGGAGTTAGGGACATTGCAGGATCCTGATCTCTCTTTCTCAGTGTGGGCTTTCATCCGTGCATGCTCTGATCACTTATGGCAGCTTTGCAAAATGAAGAGCTTTTTTCAGGCTGGTGAAGCCCTCTCTTTGATTCTTGATGAACCCATCCAAAGTGCATTTTCCCCTCTTTGTCTGACATGGGACAGGGGATGATTTTTTCCCATGACTCTTATGCCCATTGTATTATCCTGTGTGTCACTGAAGTGCTGCTCAACATAGCGATATGCCATAAAGTGCATTAGCCACTAAAACTGAAAGCTACAACTTGCATCTGGGTCCCTGCCACTGGGCAAATAAATGTGGCCTGGAATATTTCTAAATGTATGTGCTCAATCCACTTTGTGGTTGGAACAAATCCCATCAGAATTAATCTGAAGGGGACGGAGTGGCAGCAGCTCTAATATCAATGGCATTATTCCTTTCTGCTCATTTTCAGCTTCTGTTTGGATATGGCAATGGCATAGTAGCCTTTAAACTTGACTAGGAAGATGGGGATTGGGATGATAATAGTTAACATGCCGAATATTGCAGCTAAGGCAGCCGTCACTTGGCCAAATGTGGTTAGAGGGATGATGTCTCCATAACCCACCGTAGTGAGTGTGATGAGAGCCCACCAGAAGCAAATGAGAATGTCTGTGAAGTGTAAATCTCCAGTGAAGGAAGGGTGAATTCCCAGCAACTCGCCATAGAAAAAGAGGGAGCCAAAGAAGAGGGTTTCAAAGGCCAGCATCATCAGCAGGATACAGATCTCTCGGAGGATGGACTTGAGTGTGTAGGACAGGACTCTCAGGATCAGAGGGGTCTCTATGAGCTTGGATATCTTCAGGAGTTTGAGGAGATAGACTACACGGACAGAGCCAAGCCAAAGGCCAAGTGTTGGCATTTTCTGGATCTGCTTGGCTGTGAAGAGCTCAATGTAaactgggaagagggagagaaaatcAACAACATTCAGGGGGTTCTTGAGGAACTTCTTTTTGTCTGGGCAGAAGCAAAACCGCATTGAAAACTCAAAAGTGAACCAGAGGACACAAAAAAGCTCCAGGTGGAGCAAGTATGGAGCCTGGTGGTAGTATGGCTCATGGACGATGTGGGTGACTTCAGAATGGCTGACTATGGTGAAGTTACCAGCAAAGAAATCAAACTGGGCCTTTGTCTCCTCACAGAATATGATGACGATGCCAATGATGAACAGCAAAGAAACAACAGCCAAACACTGCAGAGGAATGGAAATGTGAAAGGTGACATTAGTTCAGTGTAAGGGCATCACATAAATTCATAGCTTCATTTCATCCATATGATCCCTCATTTCAGCCATATGATTCCCAGCATTAGACATTCCCTACTCTCAGACTAACTTTAACCCAATTTCCTTCTCAAAATTGTTTCACATTCACagaatctttttttctcttctgtcccTTCCTACAAAGTGGAGCCGAGTCAAGGAATATACCTTGAACTGCTGACATCTAAGATTGTAAGAAATGGGAGGTAGATCTGACAGCTGGAGAGTCATGGGCATGCATCATGGCTGATCATGGGGCAGATTCACTGGGTATATCCACACTGTTTCCATGGTGCTTTTGGGGAAGGATGCTCCCAGACATGCTCTGCCTACCTGGTCTGGCTTGTATAtaccaaacccagaaatgtgaGGTTAAACCATTCTAAGGGCATCATCAGAGACTGCCCTGGAGATATCTGTTTCCAGCAGGCTtgagagaggcagcaggggcagctttaACACAGCATCTCTAGGATTGATGCCTGTGAACAGTAGTAGTTGGATAGGGCATGCTTGACAATGCTTCTTCTCCAGAAACACTAGAGGCATGGTGCAGAAGTACCCACTGAGGTCTCCCTAAAGCCAAGTATGTCTCAAAGGCCCTGCTGCTTCAGATAGGCTGGAAAATGTCTTCTGTCTTCTCCAATTTCAATTTACTACCTCAAGTACCTGTTTTTCTAATATGAAAGAGGTGTGGGAGGTACCAGCGAGGACATACTGTGTGCAGGGAATAGGGATAAACAGCAAGGGAAACAGCAGGAAGCATGAGAATAAGAGAAGTACTCTTGAAAGCACTAAATAACCACTTAACTGTacagagcacagcagcaaatAGGCAGCACCAGCATGCAAAGCAGTGGGGCACAGCAAAGGGACATAACAACAGCAGGCAGAGCACAAGAGCAGAGATATGGCAGACAAAGATAAAAAGGAGTTTAAGTAATATGGAATAGGATATACTGGGGAGCTGACCCACTGCACAAACTGAAATCAGCTAGGGGCTAACAAGGACCTGGGACAGTTGCTTAACATTGGCTTGACCATTACATGATTTTAGCCTGTTTTTAAGGTCTAGAAAAGCAGGGGCCTGGGTTGAAAACACTGATAAAGAAGCAGATTTGATTTTGAGTTGCATCAGCCAGTACAGATGATAAATATCTGAAGTGACCATTTCACAAATAACCCGTAGCCTCAAAGCTGATCCACGGAGGCATTCAGCAGTTATGAAAATCAATCAGATCACAAAGTGTTCTGAAACCCCCAAATGGGATGCATTTGCAATAAATAGAAAGTCCGACTCTGTCCTCACCCCCCCATTTAGAGCAACCCAAATCCAGGAGTTTCAGTAAAATACCAGCGGGGGACATAACTGGCTCACAGGCTCCTAAATGTTTTGTATTGCTTATGTATGTTGTATTGCTTTTGTATGTTTTGCATTGCTTAACAACTAGTAGATAGCAGGACTGGAAATCTTGATGAGGTAATCGCAGTATGATCCTGTGAATCAGAGCAAATGGAAATCCATACTAAAAATCTTGGTGAATCAGGCTTGTCCAGGGATATTTTTTGAATGCTTGTCCAGGGATATTTTTTTAATGCCATTATTCAAGTAGGTGTAAGTAAGACATGTGCATGGAGGTTGTATACTTATTAGTTTTTTCCCCAAGTTTCTAAATTCCAAGAACCCCAACAGATACAGATTTGTGCTGGGGGAGCATTACCTTGGCTCCTAAAGAGGAATAAGGCTTTTCAAAGATAGCCCAGATCTTTGGCTGCCACCTGGCTCTCCAGCTGAAATCCCTTCTTTCCATCTGgactatgagacactggtcatcaGCAAGCTCATTCTCATCCCACATATTGAACTCTTCTGGCTGCCTCTCCTTGTTGTTCAGCTTCAGCCAACAACAGGGTGCTAATTGTGCGTCACTTATCTCCCAGAAGGCCAGCTCCTCTTCTAAGACTGACCTGCAGGTGTCTGCAGGGCAGTGGAGATGCTTGGTTCTGTAATAGTTCAACACATAGCCAAAGAGTTCAGCACTCCTGTCAAAGAAAAATTCTTTGGTGCTAGAGTCATATTCATACATGCTATGGGCATGAGGCTCTGTGAGCCTGCACAGCTTGGTCCCTGGGAAGGTGCGGAGGGTGCTACAGTATGTTTCATGCCTGATTCCCCCAACGTTCAGGATGATCTTCTCCTTTGCACCTTCCATCTTTCAGGGACCAGGGGGTGGCTGCACGTCCCCACTTGTTTCTCTTCACCTCTACAGGTCCTGCAAGAGGGAGAAAGGATAAGagcaaaaattaaaagaataaaaccTATAAGACTGCAAGACTGAAGCAGGAAGGTT encodes the following:
- the LOC102575318 gene encoding potassium voltage-gated channel subfamily C member 1 — translated: MSLKLGAQPLNILFSLNLSFFFQVSSLHSWSQSCCNSTKCLAVVSLLFIIGIVIIFCEETKAQFDFFAGNFTIVSHSEVTHIVHEPYYHQAPYLLHLELFCVLWFTFEFSMRFCFCPDKKKFLKNPLNVVDFLSLFPVYIELFTAKQIQKMPTLGLWLGSVRVVYLLKLLKISKLIETPLILRVLSYTLKSILREICILLMMLAFETLFFGSLFFYGELLGIHPSFTGDLHFTDILICFWWALITLTTVGYGDIIPLTTFGQVTAALAAIFGMLTIIIPIPIFLVKFKGYYAIAISKQKLKMSRKE